A segment of the Nitrosopumilaceae archaeon genome:
AGTCATGGGATTATTAGAAAATAGAATAAAACTAAAAAAAATAAACATTCAAGCAGTTTTACTTTTAGATAACCTCAAGGGATATGTGGTAGTAGAAGCAATTGATGCAAATGCTGCCTTTGATGCACTACAGGGAATACGACATATCAGAGGACAACTTAGAGGTGAGTTACAGTTCAAGGATATAGAAGGATACTTAGTTAAGAAATCAACAGTATCTGAGCTTGCAGTAGACAAGATTGTTGAAATCATAGGTGGTCCATTTAAAGGAATGAAAGCGACTGTCACCAGAATAGATCATGAAAAAGAAGAGGCTACTGTCATTTTGCTTGATGCACCATATCAATTACCAGTAACTGTTGATGCAAACTACCTAAAGTTATCAACACAGTAGCAAGGATTAAATTTACAGATTCTAGGAAAGAAAAATCATGGCAGATATACAGACTGTTTCCGCACTTGTTACGGGAGGACAAGCAAATGCAGGTCCTCCACTTGGTCCAACACTTGGTCCATTAGGTGTCAACATTTTACAAATTGTAACTGCCATAAATGAGAAGACAAAAGACTTTGAAGGAATGAAAGTTCCTGTTACAGTTGCAGTTGATAAGAAAACAAAACAGTGGACAGTCGAGGTTGGAATTCCATCTGCAGCAGCACTCATACTAAAAGAAGCTGGCATTCAGAAAGGATCTGGGACTTCAGGAGCAACATGGGTTGGAGATATCAAAATGGATTCAATAATCAAAGTAGCAAAGTTGAAAATTGATTCTTCTTATGCACAAGACATCAAAGGTGCAGCAAAAGAAATTGTGGGCACCTGTTTGCCACTAGGAGTAAAAATCGATGGTAAGAATCCGAAAGAGATTACTGTTGAGATAAACTCAGGCAAGTGGGATGATAAATTAAAGTAAATTATTCTTTTAATTCGTAAGACTGGTCTTTTTCTGTTCGTTGTAGTTCCACGAAGGTTTCTGTATTTTGAATTCCCTCTATTTTTCCAATCTTTTCTATTGCTACAGAGTGCAATTCCTCTAGATTTTTGGCTCGTACTGTAAGTAACATATCAAATCTTCCAGTCACTTCAGACATCATAATGACCTCGGGAGTTTTCAGTAATGCCTTGTGGATCTGCTCTTTTTGTTTTGGATCGCGATTTATTCCCATTGTAGCCCGCACACCTATGCCAATAAGTGATTCATCTACTACAATTGTGAATTTTTTTATCAGTTTCTTTTTGAGTAATCTCTTTATCCTACTATACAAAACAGATGTGTTAATTCCTAACCTTTTTGAGAGATTTGGTACGGAGACATTACCGTCTTTTGTAAGTTCGGTAAGAATTTTCATATCAAGTTCATCGAATTTATGCAAACTTAACGAATTACTTTTTATTCCTAGTTAAAAATGTAAGTTCAATTCTCAAGTGATCTATACTCTTGTAACTCAAATTTCACTACAAAGTAAGAAATTATTCCATCCATACCTGTAAACGATTTTAAATAGGCTTCTCAGAAACGATTTCGTAATGATTAGCGATGCTCATCTAACTCAGATGATAGGAGAGGCAAAGAAAAGTCAGAAACAACGCAAGTTCAAACAATCCGTAGAGCTAATCATGGTTTTTAGAGATATTGATGTAAAGAAGGGTTTTGCAATAAATGAGACTGTTCAACTTCCAAAAACGCTTAGTCAACCAGCGTCTGTCTGTGTTGTAGCTTCAGGAGATCTCGGTTTGAAGGCAAAAAGTGCCAATGCAGATAGAATAGTAGATGGAACCGAAGTAAACAAAATAGGTGCAAACAAGCGCGAATCAAGAAAGCTGATTAACGGTTTTGATTTTTTCCTTTCAGACACTTCACTTATGGCAACTGTAGGTAAGACTCTGGGTCAGTTTATGGGTCCAAGAGGTAAGATGCCAACGCCAGTTCCTTTCAATGCACCAATTGATTCAATTTTAGAAAGATTCCGATCTTCAATACGTGTCAGACTACGAAATTCACTTTCTCTTGCATGTAAGATAGGCGATGAGACAATGTCTGATGAAGATCTAACTGCAAATGCTAATGCAGTGATTAGCTTGGTAGAAAAAAAATTACCAAGTGGAGATAAGAACATTAAAAAAATTATGATAAAAACCACCATGGGAAAACTCGTTAAACAACCACTAGTAGAAAAGAAGTAAAATGCACCAAAATAGAACAAAATATCCACAAAAGAAATCGTTGATGTATCAACAACTCCAAGAGCTTCCAAAAAAATATAATGTAATTGCTCTTGTAAGAATGGAAAAAGTAAGATCATCACAATTATTGCCTTTAAGAAAAAAATTCAAAGGCGAAGTAGAAATTGTTAGCATAAAAGACAAAGTTGCACAAAAGGCACTAGCTGGACTGAAAATGCCTTCTATTGACAAGATGGTAGACAAACTAGTTGGACAATGTGTATTGATGTTCACAAACATGACTCCTTTCAAACTAAACATCTTACTTAGTAAAAACAAGATAATGATGGCTGCACGTGGTGGAGATCTTGCAAGTATCGATGTTGTAATCAAGGCAGGAAATACTGGCATTACACCAGGTCCAATTCTTACTGACTTTAAAGAAGCTGGCGTAGCTACAAAAATTGATCAAGGAACAATTTGGATAACAAAGGATTCTATCCCTGCCAAAAAAGGAGCAGTTATTTCTGAAAAGCTTGCCACATTACTAAGTAAGCTTGATGTAAAACCAGTAGAAGCCGGCATAATACTTGATGCAGCTGTTGCAGAAGATATCCTATATGCAAAGAACGAATTAGTAATAGATGTAGAAAAGTATCGTGACGCATTTGCACAGGCACATCATGAGGCGATGGCGCTTGCAATAGAAATCGGTTATGTCACCAAAGAAAACGTATCAACAATACTTGCAAAGGCAGCTCAGCAAGCAAGATCTGTTGCATTGGAAGCAGGAATTCTAACTGATGATATCAAGGATCAAGTAATACAAAAGGCCAACGCACAAGCAAATGCACTAGCTAGAAAGGCAAAGAATTACACTCCACAGTAGAAGCCATTTCTTAAAAATTCCTAAAAAGAATTACAGTTTTTCTCGTACCTTTGGCAGATTCCAATTATACTTCATTGCAACAAGTCTAAGTATTGTGGAAGTTGCAATTCCAGCAAATGTAGCTATGTTTGGTTCTGCATTAACGCTTAGAAGAATAAAGAAAGTTACAACACCTACAAAACTTGCAGAAGCATAAAGTTCCTTTACAAACACTATTGGAATTTCGTTTACAAACATGTCTCTCAAGATTCCTCCCCCAACTGCAGTAAGCATTCCGGCTAATGCCATTGCAAGAAAGTTTAGTCCAAAAACATCATACGCAAATGTTGCACCAATTATTGTAAATACTCCTAGCCCCAAGGCATCAAATTTTAAAAACAGATTCCAGTGTTTCTGTATTCTTGGATATAGAAAGAATATGGCAATTCCCGTTAAAACTGTAATTACCACATACAACGGATTTGAAATGGAATGAGGTGGAAAATGACCTATCATCACATCTCTGATAGTTCCACCCGCTACACCTGTTATTGTAGCTAAAATTATTATCCCTACAATGTCTGCCTTGTGTTCAATGGCTTTGAATGCTCCAGTAACAGCAAACGCCATTGTTCCAAAAAGATCGAGTGCCAAAATAAGAGTAGAAATCGATGGGGATAGTTCAGTCAAATCACAGTTAGTTGTATCATATGGTAAATAATGTTTAGAGATCTAAACAAAGAACAAAATGTAAAAGGGAGTTTTAAAAATGACGTACCTAACCAAATAATGCAGAGAGGCCTTCCATTGCTTGTTCTTCGGTCTTAGCAGATGGTGTCTCTACTTCTTTCTTTTCTTCCTTTCCACCAGATGCGGCTGCTGCGGCAGGTGCTGCTGCTACTGCTACTGGGGCTGCTTTGATAGCTTCATCAATGTTTACGTCAGCGAGTGCTGCTACAAGTGCCTTTACTTGTGCTTCGTTTACTGCAGCTCCTGAAGCTTTGATTACACTTGTAATATTAGCTTCGTTGATTTCCTTCTTTTGCTTGTGCAAAAGTAATGCGGCATATACATATTCCATCGTAAACGGAATTTGCTAAAGGCATAATATAAAACTATGGAGTAGATATTGAACCGAATTTATTATTCCAATATACAAAACTCGGAAATGTAAAAAATGAACTAGTTTAGAATCTTAAGACTGCGGCAAATAGAGTACATGTATTTTTTCAATTCTTTATCGTATAAAGTATCCATTCTTTGCTTTAGAATTCTTTTTGCTTGATCTTTTTCTGCACCATCAGACAGTGAAAGAACATTATTGATCAATTCTGGAATCGATTCTCTTACCCATCCATCAATTACATTGTGAATTCTTTTGTGTATTTTAACTACCGAATCAGTGTTAATGTCAAAGACACCAGTATAATTATCAAATTCTACTCTATATATCAAAGCCAATATACAATCTTTTGGGTCTGGATTTTTTAGTTGCTCTATAGACTGCGGTCCTCCTTTGTTTTGAGCAACTTTGTTTTTGAGACCAACCGCATTTATTATAATACCGTTAACACCTATCTTGGAATTTTCAACGCCTGTGACCACCCCAACAACTATGTTTCTAAATTCTCCGTCTTGTACAGATGTAAAAGCATGATCTCCTTCCTTCCATGTTTTTTTATTGAACATGGCAGCTTTTCAAAAAAGATCATATTTAATGTGTTGCTTCAGAATGCTTAATATCGGTCATTCCGAAAACTTCTCAAAGATGGACAAGGAACAAATTCTTGCAAAGTTTTCTACCGATCCTGATAGGTATTACAAAGTAGCATTATTTGAAAATGAAGGATTTGTACGAAAATCATGCACAAAATGTAAACGATATTTCTGGACTATAGATACTAATCAAAACTTTTGCCCTGATGATTCTGAAAATAATTATTCATTTATTGGCAATCCCCCCACAAAGAAAAGATTTGATTATGTTCAAGCATGGAGAGAAGTAGAATCTTTTTTTGTGCAAAACGGCCACAAATCAGTCAGCAGATACCCAGTTGTCTGCAGATGGCGCGATGATCTGTATTTTACAATAGCATCAATTGTAGACTTTCAAAGAGTTATGGGTTCTAAGGTTGTTTTTGAATTTCCTGCAAATCCATTAGTGGTTCCACAAACTTGTCTTAGATTCAAAGACATTGAAAATGTTGGAGTTACAGGAAGACATTTTTCTAGTTTTTGTATGATTGGACAGCACAGTATTCCAAATTCACAAGGATATTGGAAAGACAAATGTGTTGATCTAGATTTTCGACTACTAACAGAAAGATTTGGCATTGATAAAAAAGAAATAGTTTTTGTAGAAGATGTATGGGTGGGAGGTGGTTCATTTGGCTCTTCATTAGAATATTTTGTTAGAGGGCTAGAACTTGGAAATGCAGTTTTTACTGAATTTCAAGGAGATCTAGAAAATTATTCTGTTTTAGACCAAAAAATAATAGACATGGGAGCAGGCCTAGAGAGGTTTGCTTGGATTACCATGGGCACTCCAACTGCATATGATTGCTGTTTTGGTCCTATTACAAAAAATCTCATACAAAAAGCATGCATAGATCTTGATTCTAAAATTATATCAAACTATTTCATATCAATAGCAAAAAGCCTTGGCGATTCAAAAGATATATCAATCGCAAGAAAAATTGCTGCAAAACAAGCAGGAATTGATGAAATCCGGTTTAATAAAACAATAGCGCCACTAGAAGGGATTTATCTAATTGCAGATCATCTCAGAACTTTGGTGTTTGCAATTTCTGATGGTGCTTTGCCAAGTAATGTAGGTGGAGGATACAACTTACGAATGATTCTAAGAAGAACAGTAGCTACAATGGATAGGTTTGGCTGGAATTTTGATCTAAAAGAATTAGTTGACATGCATGTGGATTATTTAAAATCAACATATCCAGAATTAGAAGAAACACGAAATGATGTCAAGACCATAATTGGAATAGAAAGTGAGAGATACAATGAATCAAAAACAAGAATGAAAGGCATTGCAAGTACACTAAAGAATCAAGACAAGAAATTAACCGTAGATGATCTTATCAGATTATACGAATCTGATGGAATAACTCCCGACTTTTTAAAAGAGACCCAAATAATTTCTGAAATTCCACCTACATTTTATGAGAGGTTATCAGACTTGCATCAATCAGAAAAACAAGAGAAAAAAGAAGATTTGGACTTGAAAGGAATTCCAGATACCGAATTATTATACTATAAACATGATCCAGAAGAGTTTGAGGCCAGAGTTCTCAAAATAATAAAAAACAAGCTAGTTGTTTTAGACAAGACATCATTTTATCCCAGAGGTGGAGGCCAAGAACCAGATCATGGAGAGATTGGGACCTTTGAGGTGATTGATGTAAATAAACATGGAAATGTCGTAGTTCACGAAATTAAGGGTGGCACATTAAAAGAAGGAGAGATTGTGAAATGTGCAATAGATGCATCTCGTCGATATGGAATAACAAGGAATCACACTAGTACCCATGTGCTAAATGCTTCTGCACGAAAAACTCTGGGATCATGGATTTGGCAACACTCTGCATTTAAGGAAAAAGATTACGGTAGATTAGATATTACTCATCATTCTAACCTGACTGAAGATGATGTAGCGAAAATTGAAGATTTGGCAAACTTTACTATTAGAAGAGATGTTCCCATCATGATTAATGAATTTGAACGAGGAAATGCTGAACAAAAGTATGGATTTAGAATTTACCAAGGCGGTGTAGTTCCAGTAAAATTAGTTAGAATTGTAAACATTGAAGGTTACGATGTAGAAGCATGTGGAGGAACACATGTTAAAAAAACAGGAGAGATAGGACTCATTAAGATTACAAAGGCAGAAAGAATTCAGGATGGAGTTGTCAGAATGGAGTTTGTTTCTGGCGAAACTGCTATAAAATACACTCAAAATCAAGATAGAAAAATTTCTCAGATTGTAAAGTTACTAGGCTCAAGTAAAGAAAAGATAATGGAATCATTTGAACATACCATAAAGGACGCAGATTCTTCCAAGAAAAAGCTAAAACAATTAATCAAACGAGTATCAGAACCTACTGCAAAAAATGTCATACTCCAAGCAAAAAATCTAGGTAAAGTAAAACTATACTCCACGATAGACGAGGACATGGATGAGGAATTCCATATTGCAGTAGGAGAACAAACAATCAAGATGGATCCATCTATGATATATTGTGCATTGATTTTGAAAAACGACGGCATACGAATAGTTGCATTTGCTGGTCCAGAGGCAGTAAAAACAAAGAAGGCTGGAGATTTGGTTCGTGATGTTTCCAAAATCTTAGGCGGTTCCGGAGGAGGAAACGAGATCTTTGGCCAAGGAGGAGGAAAAGACTTGTCCAAACTAAAAGATGCATTAATTGCTGCTGAACAATCTATTTTGGAAAAGTGATTTTGTGACAGATTGGTCATCTATAGAATCCAAATGGAGAAAAATATGGCATGATGAAAAATATTTCGAGGCAGATCCAAGCTCACAAAAAAAATTTTTTGTCACAGTAGCATACCCATATCCAAATTCTCCACAGCACATAGGCCACGGAAGAACCTATACTTTAGCTGATGTTCATGCAAGATTCATGCGTATGCGTGGTTACAACGTACTTTTTCCAATGGGCTTTCACTACACAGGAACACCAATTCTTGGCATGGCAAGACGTGTTCAAGAAAACGATAAGGAATTAATCGAGGCCTTTAGAACATTATACAAAGTTCCAGAAAAAAATATTGTAGAGTTTTCAGAGCCAGTAAAAATTGCAGATTATTTCCATCAAGAAATAAAATCAGGAATGATAGAGATGGGTTACTCTATAGACTGGAGAAGAGAGTTTACTACAATAGATCCGGTCTACAATAAATTCATAGAATGGCAGTTTAGAAAGTTGAGAAGTAAGAATTTGGTCATTCAAGGATCACATCCTGTTGGCTGGTGCCCAAAAGATCAAAATCCAGTATCACAACATGATACGTTAGGTGATGTAGAACCAAGTTTTACAGAGTATATTCTCATCAAATTCAGATATGAAAAATATATCATACCAACTGCCACACTTAGACCTGAAACAATATTTGGTGTAACAAATCTCTGGATAAACCCACAGGTTACTTACAAGATTACAAACGTAGATAATGAAACATGGATTGTTAGTGCAGAATGCGCGAGAAAACTAGAGTTTCTTGATAAGAAAGTCAAGATAACAGGCGAGATAAAAGGTTCTGAACTTGTAAGCAAAAAAGTCAAAGTTCCAGATAGAAATGAAGAGATCATAATATTTCCTGCAAGCTTTGTCAAGAGTGAAAACGGTACTGGAATTGTAATGTCAGTGCCAGCACATGCACCATTTGACTATCAAGCTTTAGAAGATATTAAAAAGTTGAGCAATGATCAAAATCTTGCTTCCATTGCAAGAACGATTTTACCAATTTCCATCATACAAACTGACGGATGTGGAGAGATTCCTGCAAAGGAAGTTACTGAAAGATTTCAAATAGAAGACCAAAACAATCCCAAACTTGAAGAAGCAACAAAAGAACTTTATGCAAAAGAATTCTACGGAGGAAAATTAAAACAAAACACTGGAAAATTTGCACAAAAAACTGTTGTAGAAGCTAAAGAAGAAGTCAAAAAATGGATTCTGCAAAGTAATAATGCAGATATTTTATTTGAACTAAATGATGGACCGATCCGTTGTAGGTGCGGCGCCGAGTGCGTAGTAAAATTACTCAATGATCAATGGTTTCTAGATTATTCTAATAAAAAATGGAAGGATGATACGCATCATTGGATAAATGAAATGAAGATACTTCCAGAAGAGATACGGGGAGAATTCAATTATGTTGTGGATTGGCTTAGGGAAAGGGCATGTGCAAGACAACACGGTCTTGGTACAAAATTACCGTGGGACAAGGATTGGATAGTTGAGAGTTTGTCAGATTCAGTAATTTACATGGCATACTACATCTTGGCAAAATATGTAAATGAAAAACAACTAGTAGCAGAAAGTCTTGGGGATGAGTTTTTTGATTATGTATTTTTTGGAGAGGGAGATTCAAAGAAAATTGCTTCATCATCTAAAATATCATATGATGTTTTAGAAATGATCAGAAACGAATTTCAGTATTTTTATCCTGTTAATGCAAGACATTCAGGACGTGATCTTGTTCCAAATCATCTAACTTTCTTTGTTTTTAATCATATTGCAATATTTCCCAAAAAATATTGGCCTGAAGAGATAGTAGTAAATGGTTCTGTCTTGATGGAAGGAAAAAAAATGTCAAAATCAATGGGAAACATAATTCCATTACGGGATGCAATTAGAACACATGGAGCTGACCCAATTAGATTAGCTATCTTAATTTCTGCAGAGTTATTGCAGGATGCCGATTTTAATTTGGAAGCAGTTAGAGGAATTAAAAACAAGCTTGAAAACATGTTGGGCGAATCTACCAAATACAAAGCAGGCCAATTCAACAATCAAGAACAAGAAGACAGATGGCTACAAAGTAGACTGCAACAGCTTATCTTTGAAATTACATCAGCTATGGAAAAAATGAGATTACGTGAAGCCTTGCATTATGTACTGTACGAATTTGATTCAGACATGCAATGGTATCTAAAGAGAACAGAGGCAAAGAATAGAAAAAATACATCTGGTATCTTACATGAAATTTTTTCTGCTAGAGTATCCATGCTTTCTCCTTTTGCACCACATGTTGCAGAAGAGATGTGGAATAAATTAGGAAATTCTGGAATTGTTTCAAAATCGTTGTGGCCATTAGTTCATGAAAACAAGATTGATGCCGTAGCACTCCAATCAGAAAATCTTCTCAAATCAACATTGGAAGATATCAAGAACATTCTCAAAGTAACCAAAATTTCACCAAAACGAATCATCATTTATACTTCAGACCCATGGAAGACAAAGGCATACCAAAAGATTCTTTCAAGTGTTATCAAAGGTGAGATGAATATTGGAATTCTTATAAAATCTCTAATTGCAGACAAGGATACAGAAAATGTAAAAAAAGATCCCGATTTTGTCAAAAAAACTGTTAATGATATATTATCAGAACCTGTAGAATCAAGAAAATCCAGAGCAAAGTCAGGTCTTGTTGATGAGAAGAAAATTCTTTTAGAAATTAATTCACTTGTCCAAAAAGAATTCGGTGTGGAGGTACAAGTGTTTGGTGAATCAGATACCCAAAAATATGATCCCAAAAACAAGGCACGTACTGCAAGGCCATTCAAGCCTGCAATATTAATAGAATAGAATTAGAAAAATACTGCACATCTTTTTATTAGGTATTTTCAGAATAAGCTTCAATTGAAAATAGCAGTTGTTGGCATTGGAGTTGCAGGTGGATATCTTCTTGGTAGATTGAAAAATGAACATGAAGTAGTTGGTTTTGAAAGATCCACACAAGAAAATCATGATTCCATATGTGCTTGGGGCACAACTCGCGGACCAATGCAAGAATTTGCTAAAAAATGTAATCTCGATTTTAACGATTACATAATTCATGACGGAAAAAACATGTACATTGACATGAATTCAGACAGATTCAACATCAAATTGATGGGTCTTTGTACCTACGACAAAATTGGTCTTATCAAAGACATGTCAAAAGGATGTAAGATCAATTATGGTACCACACCAAAACTTGCAGATTTAGAATCAGAATTTGATCTCATAATTGATGCAACTGGATTTTACAGAATGTATCTTCCAAGACTTGCTCAAGATTTTCATCTGCCAACATACCAATACAAGGTAGAATATGAAGACAAAGTGCCATTTGACGACTTTTACCTTAAGCCATTTTCTTCAATTAGTGGATATTTTTGGTATTTTCCATTAGGGGAAAAACATGCACATATTGGTGCTGGCGATAAAAACAGAAAACATGTTGAAGTAACTGATGCATTTTTTAAAAAATATGGTGGAAAAATACTCAAAACAGTTGGAAGACCAATTCGTCTTGCTACACCTGATATGTGCGAACCATTTTATCATGGAAAGGTTGTTGGTGTCGGTGAATCGATTGGAACTGTTTACCCACTTTTAGGAGAAGGCATCATACCAAGCATGACCTGTGCGGACATATTTATCGAGAATATTGGTAATAATGAAAGATACAGACAGCAAGTACTTGAAAAGTTTGCCATATACTCCAAGGTACTTGCATTTGTCAGAAATAAAATGGACAGCAAATTTAGTACGATAAAGCACTTTGCAGATCTTATTGCAATTTATAGATACATGAAAAAAAATGAACAGAGATTTGGTATGGAAATTAAAATGACAGATATGATGAAGGTTGCAAAGGCCTAGAACCCCATAGTAACAGATCCAAAATTTTCTCGCACCGTTCTGTTTGAATTCATGTTATAATCATATATCATTTTAGAATATTCCAAAAGAACACTCTTCATTTCATCAATTGATTTTGAAAGATAAAAACCCGGACAGTCGCCGGTAAACTGAAAGCTTGCATGAACACGAGCTCTGCCTTTTTCATTTTCAAGCCAAGATGAAAACGGATAGAGGTAACAGACTCCAGGTCTATTTGGATGCAATCCACAGTAACCTTTCTCATCCAAAAATCTACAAGAGATATGGGTTCCATCATCTTCCTCTGTCTCATTTTCTTTTCGTTTCAGGTTTATCATGGTCATTGTTATATTATTTCCAGATGGGCCTCTTTCTTCCCAAGTAGCAATGTTAGTGTCATTTTTTATAAAGTCTGTAACTTTTTGGTACTTTAGTCCCTTTGCAATTGTGATTAGATCATTTGATGTAAGAGGTAATCTGCCTTGTCTGTCACAGCAATTATGGCAATCAGGCCAGTAACATTTCCAGAGAACATAACTTTCTGCTTTTGCAATATATGGAATATGAAAAACAACATCTTTTACTTTGATAGCAAAATCAGAAACATCACTTCTGTTTCCTAGAATAAAATCCCGTATGATTGGATTTATTTCCCAATTTTTTGATAAAAGTTCAAGTGATTCCTCAAGTTCCTTTCGCATCAACTAATAAATTACAAGCACAACTTTGAACGTTATTAATGTTGAGGGAAAAAGGCAAGTACGCATCTGCTACCGAAAACAGACGATTTGTATGGGAAAAAGTGATGTGGCCCTTGATTTTAGAATTAAACAACATTAGTTTTACTACATCACAATACAAAAAAAAACGTGATGCAGTTTGTAAAGAATTTGGAATACCATCATCAAAAATTGCTGGTGGTTTTGTATCACTTTTGTTAAAAGGAATTCTTTACAAGGAAAACGATCTTTATTCAATTCATTACAGATTAATTCCATATATGAGACTCAAAGCTGATTGTGATTATGCAACAGCAGTACGGGAAAC
Coding sequences within it:
- the leuS gene encoding leucine--tRNA ligase, with product MTDWSSIESKWRKIWHDEKYFEADPSSQKKFFVTVAYPYPNSPQHIGHGRTYTLADVHARFMRMRGYNVLFPMGFHYTGTPILGMARRVQENDKELIEAFRTLYKVPEKNIVEFSEPVKIADYFHQEIKSGMIEMGYSIDWRREFTTIDPVYNKFIEWQFRKLRSKNLVIQGSHPVGWCPKDQNPVSQHDTLGDVEPSFTEYILIKFRYEKYIIPTATLRPETIFGVTNLWINPQVTYKITNVDNETWIVSAECARKLEFLDKKVKITGEIKGSELVSKKVKVPDRNEEIIIFPASFVKSENGTGIVMSVPAHAPFDYQALEDIKKLSNDQNLASIARTILPISIIQTDGCGEIPAKEVTERFQIEDQNNPKLEEATKELYAKEFYGGKLKQNTGKFAQKTVVEAKEEVKKWILQSNNADILFELNDGPIRCRCGAECVVKLLNDQWFLDYSNKKWKDDTHHWINEMKILPEEIRGEFNYVVDWLRERACARQHGLGTKLPWDKDWIVESLSDSVIYMAYYILAKYVNEKQLVAESLGDEFFDYVFFGEGDSKKIASSSKISYDVLEMIRNEFQYFYPVNARHSGRDLVPNHLTFFVFNHIAIFPKKYWPEEIVVNGSVLMEGKKMSKSMGNIIPLRDAIRTHGADPIRLAILISAELLQDADFNLEAVRGIKNKLENMLGESTKYKAGQFNNQEQEDRWLQSRLQQLIFEITSAMEKMRLREALHYVLYEFDSDMQWYLKRTEAKNRKNTSGILHEIFSARVSMLSPFAPHVAEEMWNKLGNSGIVSKSLWPLVHENKIDAVALQSENLLKSTLEDIKNILKVTKISPKRIIIYTSDPWKTKAYQKILSSVIKGEMNIGILIKSLIADKDTENVKKDPDFVKKTVNDILSEPVESRKSRAKSGLVDEKKILLEINSLVQKEFGVEVQVFGESDTQKYDPKNKARTARPFKPAILIE
- a CDS encoding NAD(P)/FAD-dependent oxidoreductase — its product is MKIAVVGIGVAGGYLLGRLKNEHEVVGFERSTQENHDSICAWGTTRGPMQEFAKKCNLDFNDYIIHDGKNMYIDMNSDRFNIKLMGLCTYDKIGLIKDMSKGCKINYGTTPKLADLESEFDLIIDATGFYRMYLPRLAQDFHLPTYQYKVEYEDKVPFDDFYLKPFSSISGYFWYFPLGEKHAHIGAGDKNRKHVEVTDAFFKKYGGKILKTVGRPIRLATPDMCEPFYHGKVVGVGESIGTVYPLLGEGIIPSMTCADIFIENIGNNERYRQQVLEKFAIYSKVLAFVRNKMDSKFSTIKHFADLIAIYRYMKKNEQRFGMEIKMTDMMKVAKA
- a CDS encoding YkgJ family cysteine cluster protein — protein: MMRKELEESLELLSKNWEINPIIRDFILGNRSDVSDFAIKVKDVVFHIPYIAKAESYVLWKCYWPDCHNCCDRQGRLPLTSNDLITIAKGLKYQKVTDFIKNDTNIATWEERGPSGNNITMTMINLKRKENETEEDDGTHISCRFLDEKGYCGLHPNRPGVCYLYPFSSWLENEKGRARVHASFQFTGDCPGFYLSKSIDEMKSVLLEYSKMIYDYNMNSNRTVRENFGSVTMGF